Proteins encoded in a region of the Corallococcus caeni genome:
- a CDS encoding glucose 1-dehydrogenase encodes MKRVEGKVALVTGGAGGLGAASARMLAREGAKVVVTDRREAEARAVAEELGDAGLFVPLDVTREDQWVSALARTVEKFGRLDVLVNNAGMGIVKDIEEMSLDEWKLVHSVNLDGVFLGCKHGIRVMRESRSQGSIINISSIAGLVGVPQFPAYCSSKAGVRMLSKSVALHCAYKGYGIRCNSIHPGYVETAMVEALAQAGGQADKTRARMLKGIPAGRFGEPDDVANAVVYLASDESKLMTGAEMVLDGGATAQ; translated from the coding sequence ATGAAGCGAGTCGAAGGCAAGGTGGCCCTGGTGACCGGCGGCGCGGGGGGCCTGGGCGCCGCGTCCGCGAGGATGCTCGCGCGCGAGGGCGCGAAGGTGGTGGTCACCGACCGGCGCGAGGCCGAAGCCCGCGCGGTGGCGGAGGAGCTGGGCGACGCCGGGCTGTTCGTCCCGCTGGACGTCACCCGCGAGGACCAGTGGGTGAGCGCGCTGGCGCGCACGGTGGAGAAGTTCGGGCGGCTGGACGTGCTCGTGAACAACGCGGGCATGGGCATCGTGAAGGACATCGAGGAGATGTCCCTGGACGAGTGGAAGCTCGTGCACTCCGTCAACCTGGACGGCGTCTTCCTGGGCTGCAAGCACGGCATCCGCGTGATGCGGGAGTCCAGGTCCCAGGGCTCCATCATCAACATCTCCTCCATCGCGGGGCTGGTGGGCGTGCCGCAGTTCCCCGCGTACTGCTCCAGCAAGGCCGGCGTGCGCATGCTGTCCAAGTCCGTGGCGCTGCACTGCGCGTACAAGGGCTACGGCATCCGCTGCAACTCCATCCACCCGGGCTACGTGGAGACGGCCATGGTGGAGGCGCTGGCCCAGGCCGGCGGTCAGGCGGACAAGACGCGCGCGCGCATGCTCAAGGGCATCCCCGCGGGCCGCTTCGGCGAGCCGGACGACGTGGCCAACGCCGTGGTGTACCTGGCGTCGGACGAGTCCAAGCTGATGACCGGCGCGGAGATGGTCCTCGACGGCGGCGCCACCGCGCAGTAG
- a CDS encoding BMP family lipoprotein, with translation MSPHRRIVSFVLCLLAASTGCKKEAPAAPPTPTIGLVLGLGGRGDQAFNDSALRGLELWAAGKKYEKAGYQEASLSERQASLGPDLASRAQELTPLGITPVVLQSRVAEDYEPNLQLLADQHVSMAMGVGFMLENAVEAVARRNPSLPFLLVDSPLLDAQGRVITLPNVRTVVFREEEGCFLAGALAGLATKTGRVGMVGGMRIPLVQRYEAGFRAGVAATNPSAKVVVTYTGSFTDFALGKQVGQDLLLKDTDVVFAAAGVDGLGAIQAVKEAREAGKAVYVIGVDSDPSHLAPQAVLSAVVKHVDLVVYEAIREQRQGRLQGGNVSLGLKEGGVGLAPVRLDFPGKAEALRTVDALRARIISGELKVPTQPAP, from the coding sequence ATGAGCCCGCACCGCCGAATCGTCTCCTTCGTCCTGTGTCTGCTGGCGGCCTCCACCGGCTGCAAGAAGGAGGCGCCCGCCGCGCCTCCCACGCCCACCATCGGACTGGTGCTGGGATTGGGAGGCCGGGGCGACCAGGCCTTCAACGACTCCGCCCTGCGCGGGCTGGAGCTGTGGGCCGCGGGGAAGAAGTACGAGAAGGCCGGCTACCAGGAGGCCTCCCTCTCCGAGCGGCAGGCCTCGCTGGGGCCCGACCTGGCCTCGCGCGCGCAGGAGCTGACCCCGCTGGGCATCACGCCGGTGGTCCTCCAGAGCCGCGTGGCGGAGGACTACGAGCCGAACCTCCAGTTGCTCGCGGATCAGCACGTGTCCATGGCGATGGGCGTGGGCTTCATGCTGGAGAACGCCGTGGAGGCGGTGGCCCGGCGCAACCCGTCACTGCCCTTCCTGCTGGTGGACAGCCCGCTGCTGGACGCGCAGGGGCGCGTCATCACGCTGCCCAACGTGCGCACGGTGGTGTTCCGCGAGGAGGAGGGCTGCTTCCTCGCGGGCGCCCTGGCCGGACTGGCCACGAAGACGGGCCGGGTGGGCATGGTAGGCGGGATGAGGATTCCCCTGGTGCAGCGCTACGAGGCGGGCTTCCGGGCCGGCGTGGCCGCGACGAACCCGAGCGCCAAGGTGGTGGTCACCTACACCGGCAGCTTCACGGACTTCGCCCTGGGCAAGCAGGTGGGGCAGGACCTGCTGCTCAAGGACACGGACGTCGTCTTCGCGGCGGCCGGCGTGGACGGCCTGGGCGCCATCCAGGCGGTGAAGGAGGCGCGCGAGGCGGGCAAGGCCGTGTATGTCATTGGCGTGGACTCCGACCCGTCCCACCTGGCGCCGCAGGCGGTGCTGTCCGCCGTCGTGAAGCACGTGGACCTGGTCGTGTACGAGGCCATCCGCGAGCAGCGCCAGGGGCGCCTCCAGGGCGGGAACGTCTCGCTCGGCTTGAAGGAGGGAGGCGTGGGGCTGGCGCCCGTGCGGCTGGACTTCCCCGGCAAGGCGGAGGCGCTGCGCACGGTGGACGCGCTCCGGGCCCGCATCATCTCCGGGGAGCTGAAGGTGCCCACGCAGCCCGCTCCCTGA
- a CDS encoding YkgJ family cysteine cluster protein translates to MSTPDEARRALEAVYQRVEARAADISGTHDWWPCRRGCDHCCRHLAAPLPLTELEWRYLEEGLQRLPAEAREEIRTRVEALARQETRPYTCPLLDRETGACRVYAHRPLVCRAYGFAAARDGGLFCHFILELVEKHGDADIVWANQDALEDAVAGLSGSTRPLPEWFARSQRQEP, encoded by the coding sequence ATGAGTACGCCAGACGAAGCGCGTCGCGCGCTGGAGGCCGTGTACCAGCGCGTGGAGGCGCGCGCGGCCGACATCTCCGGCACCCATGACTGGTGGCCCTGCCGCCGTGGCTGTGACCACTGCTGCCGCCACCTGGCCGCGCCGCTCCCGCTCACCGAGCTGGAGTGGCGCTACCTGGAGGAAGGGCTCCAGCGGCTCCCAGCGGAGGCACGCGAGGAGATTCGCACCCGGGTCGAAGCCCTGGCCCGGCAGGAGACCCGCCCGTACACCTGCCCGCTGCTCGACCGTGAGACAGGAGCCTGCCGCGTCTACGCACACCGGCCGCTGGTGTGCCGCGCGTATGGCTTCGCCGCCGCGCGCGACGGCGGCCTCTTCTGCCACTTCATCCTGGAGCTGGTGGAGAAGCACGGCGACGCGGACATCGTCTGGGCCAACCAGGACGCACTGGAGGACGCAGTGGCTGGGCTGAGCGGCTCCACACGTCCACTCCCCGAGTGGTTCGCGCGGAGCCAGCGCCAGGAGCCGTGA
- a CDS encoding zinc-dependent alcohol dehydrogenase family protein: MKAVRFSAFGPPPDVAQVVEESPVPLKPGEARLAVLATPINPSDLLTLSGEYGVLPKLPATPGNEGVGRVVEVAGSDAVSVGDLVFLPLGSGTWRTHLTAPAAQLLPVPPGLDLLQASMLLINPPTAYLMLRQFVTLQPGEWVVQNAANSAVGRYLITLAQVMGLKTVNVVRRQTLADELKAQGADVVLLDTDELPQQVRAATGGAKVRLGIDAVGGDSARRVGDCLTTGGVLVNYGAMSGKGPMLSAAASIFKDVTLRGFWLTRWLRDAPREEQNATLARLAELMAVGTLQAPVDGTYPLERIQDAVKRALEPGRNGKILLTPNPAA; the protein is encoded by the coding sequence ATGAAAGCAGTGCGCTTCTCGGCCTTCGGGCCGCCCCCCGACGTCGCCCAGGTGGTGGAGGAGTCGCCTGTGCCATTGAAGCCCGGTGAGGCACGGCTCGCCGTGCTCGCCACGCCCATCAACCCCTCCGACCTGCTCACCCTCTCCGGCGAATACGGCGTGCTGCCCAAGCTGCCCGCCACGCCCGGCAACGAGGGCGTGGGCCGCGTGGTGGAGGTGGCCGGCTCCGACGCTGTGTCCGTGGGCGACCTCGTGTTCCTGCCCCTGGGCTCGGGCACCTGGCGCACCCACCTCACCGCGCCCGCCGCGCAGCTCTTGCCCGTGCCGCCGGGCCTGGACCTGCTCCAAGCGAGCATGCTGCTCATCAACCCGCCCACCGCCTACCTGATGCTGCGCCAGTTCGTGACGCTCCAGCCCGGCGAGTGGGTGGTGCAGAACGCCGCCAACTCCGCGGTGGGCCGCTACCTCATCACCCTGGCGCAGGTGATGGGCCTGAAGACCGTCAACGTCGTGCGCCGTCAGACGCTGGCCGACGAGCTCAAGGCCCAGGGCGCGGACGTGGTGCTGCTGGACACGGATGAGCTGCCCCAGCAGGTGCGCGCGGCCACGGGCGGCGCGAAGGTGCGGCTGGGCATCGACGCGGTGGGCGGCGACTCCGCCCGCAGGGTGGGCGACTGTCTGACGACGGGCGGCGTGCTGGTGAACTACGGCGCCATGAGCGGCAAGGGCCCCATGCTGTCCGCGGCGGCCAGCATCTTCAAGGACGTCACCCTGCGCGGCTTCTGGCTGACGCGCTGGCTGCGCGACGCCCCTCGCGAGGAGCAGAACGCCACGCTCGCGCGGCTGGCGGAGCTGATGGCGGTGGGCACGCTGCAGGCGCCCGTGGACGGCACCTATCCGCTGGAGCGCATCCAGGACGCGGTGAAGCGCGCGCTGGAGCCGGGCCGCAACGGGAAGATCCTGCTCACCCCCAACCCCGCGGCGTGA